The proteins below come from a single Timaviella obliquedivisa GSE-PSE-MK23-08B genomic window:
- a CDS encoding WecB/TagA/CpsF family glycosyltransferase, whose translation MSRVKVLNAVIDDVSMAELLEALTRGVVFTPNVDHLVKLQSDQEFFEAYHSADFKTCDSKILFYVSRLLGVPLKEKISGSDLFPAFYWHHRHNPDIKIFLLGAREGVAAQAQRLINAKTGRAIIVDVHSPSFGFEQDEEECLRIIDLINQSDANVLAVGVGAPKQEKFIYKYKSRFKKIKIFMAVGATLDFEAGNIKRSPKWVSEMGLEWLYRLLSEPRRLWKRYLVEGPQFFWLAILQRFNLYTDPFKEIEASLKSDAKYNPLSKVMDI comes from the coding sequence ATGAGTAGAGTAAAAGTACTAAATGCAGTCATTGATGACGTATCAATGGCAGAGCTCCTAGAGGCATTAACTCGAGGGGTCGTCTTTACCCCTAACGTTGACCATCTTGTCAAGTTACAGTCAGATCAAGAGTTTTTTGAGGCTTATCATTCAGCAGACTTTAAAACTTGTGATAGCAAAATCTTGTTCTACGTGTCTAGGCTGCTAGGGGTGCCACTGAAGGAAAAAATATCAGGTTCTGATCTTTTCCCCGCATTCTACTGGCATCATCGTCACAATCCTGACATCAAGATTTTTCTACTGGGCGCTCGAGAAGGCGTAGCAGCCCAAGCCCAGCGACTGATTAATGCGAAAACAGGTCGAGCCATCATTGTCGATGTTCATTCTCCTTCCTTCGGTTTTGAGCAAGACGAGGAAGAGTGTTTGAGAATCATTGACCTGATTAATCAATCAGATGCCAATGTTTTGGCAGTTGGGGTTGGTGCGCCTAAGCAAGAAAAGTTCATCTATAAGTACAAAAGCAGATTCAAAAAGATCAAAATTTTTATGGCAGTAGGTGCGACTCTTGATTTTGAGGCTGGCAATATCAAACGTTCTCCCAAGTGGGTTAGCGAAATGGGCTTGGAATGGCTCTATCGCTTACTTTCTGAACCTCGGAGGCTGTGGAAACGTTATTTGGTAGAGGGGCCTCAGTTCTTTTGGCTAGCGATTTTGCAGAGGTTTAATCTCTACACTGACCCGTTTAAGGAAATTGAGGCATCACTTAAGAGTGATGCTAAATATAATCCTTTAAGTAAAGTAATGGATATTTGA
- a CDS encoding ATP-binding protein, which yields MIATSMRPFNRKWSTVSFASTLHLSPVLELLLADVPAKWRPDLHLGLQEALVNAAKHGNNLDPSKTVLVKFFTLSNQRWWIIADQGSGFSPGCCCVSQVDSNSQELADVGECGRGLYILHQIFDQVLWNKQGTELRLCKEMGNRARLPLVRPRQLIPSF from the coding sequence GTGATTGCTACATCGATGCGTCCATTCAATCGCAAGTGGAGTACAGTTAGTTTTGCTTCCACTCTTCACTTGAGTCCTGTGCTAGAGCTACTCTTGGCAGATGTCCCCGCAAAGTGGCGACCGGATCTGCATCTAGGTTTGCAAGAGGCTTTAGTCAATGCGGCTAAGCATGGCAATAACTTAGATCCGAGTAAGACAGTATTAGTTAAGTTCTTTACGTTAAGTAATCAACGCTGGTGGATCATTGCTGACCAGGGCTCTGGATTTTCTCCGGGTTGTTGCTGCGTCTCTCAGGTGGACTCAAACAGCCAGGAGTTGGCTGACGTTGGTGAGTGTGGTCGAGGGCTTTATATTCTTCACCAGATCTTTGACCAGGTTCTTTGGAACAAACAAGGGACAGAGTTACGTTTATGCAAGGAAATGGGCAACCGAGCCAGGCTGCCTTTAGTGCGTCCGAGACAACTGATACCAAGCTTCTAG